From the genome of Nicotiana sylvestris chromosome 2, ASM39365v2, whole genome shotgun sequence, one region includes:
- the LOC138885725 gene encoding uncharacterized protein produces the protein MVINRICNRSVMEPLAGLNGFVFWRENIAEPAVPNVFCPRAVVPPSDRASTLVGSSKDEGYGPIGMCSACEEVRRLHFALQKRMEALEYLRGEADRVRNTCGELRAQVHARVLQEKGALAKVPAFEAQLRLARGNASVQAKKMYDHSLSRIQDKLSCRGKELVKLTLGLKESKASSTRNEEELRGLGVKVEGVLQERVGLAEQKDALVGRLREEIAATNAEILELRRRNEFVTSELTSARGLLQNGREEAAALSAAKSEAEENAATYLKDTTTANKLAQEISEKVEQKLARTVAYARAKARRQALEEASVKGVDLSAEIEEARDLEEELAFSATSDDDLRDGSESSGGEE, from the exons ATGGTGATAAATAGGATATGCAATCGCAGTGTGATGGAGCCTTTAGCAGGGCTAAATGGGTTCGTGTTCTGGCGAGAGAACATCGCCGAGCCTGCTGTTCCTAATGTTTTTTGTCCCAGAGCGGTGGTTCCTCCTAGTGATCGTGCTTCAACCTTGGTTGGTTCTTCCAAGGACGAGGGGTATGGACCAATAGGGATGTGCTCGGCCTGTGAGGAAGTTCGTCggcttcactttgcg TTGCAGAAAAGGATGGAGGCTCTGGAGTaccttaggggtgaagccgacAGAGTTAGGAATACTTGTGGCGaactaagggctcaggtgcaTGCTCGAGTTTTACaggagaagggtgccttggctaaagttcctgccttcgaggcccaacttcGCTTGGCTCGTGGCAATGCTTCAGTTCAA GCTAAGAAGATGTATGATCATTCCTTATCTAGGATCCAAGACAAGCTTTCATGCCGTGGAAAGGAGCTCGTGAAGCTTACCTTGGGACTGAAGGAGTCTAAGGCCTCCTCTACCCGAAATGAGGAGGAATTAAGGGGGCTTGGGGTGAAAGTGGAGGGAGTGCTCCAAGAAAGGGTGGGCCTTGCCGAGCAG AAGGATGCTCTTGTGGGGCGACTTCGGGAAGAAATTGCTGCTACGAATGCGGAGATCCTCGAGCTGAGGAGGAGAAATGAGTTCGTGACCTCGGAGTTGACATCGGCCCGGGGTCTTCTCCAAAATGGTCGAGAAGAGGCTGCTGCATTATCTGCGGCCAAGTCTGAGGCCGAAGAGAATGCCGCTACATATTTGAAAGACACCACTACTGCGAATAAACTAGCCCAAGAGATATCAGAGAAGGTCGAGCAAAAGCTGGCTCGGACCGTCGCTTACGCTCGTGCAAAAGCAAGGAGGCAGGCCCTAGAGGAAGCTAGTGTTAAAGGTGTCGATCTCTCGGCTGAGATCGAGGAGGCCCGAGATTTGGAGGAAGAGTTGGCATTCTCGGCCACTTCGGATGACGATCTCAGAGATGGTTCAGAGAGCAGTGGTGGTGAAGAGTAG